A stretch of Carnobacteriaceae bacterium zg-C25 DNA encodes these proteins:
- a CDS encoding UDP-N-acetylmuramate--L-alanine ligase, producing the protein MTNKIYHFMGIKGSGMSALALILHGKGFNVQGSDITDYFFTQKGLEDANIPIYAFNEAKLGPEHIVIAGNAFNDNHPELVYAREQGAKIIRYHHFLGELVNDYTSIAVTGSHGKTTTTGLLSHVLTAIKPTSYLIGDGTGHGQADAEMFVLEACEYRRHFMAYHPDYAIITNVDFDHPDYYENIEDVFSAFESFAKQAKKAVIACGEDTFLTRLKNLPNIYYYGFSSSNDVVATNIFRDSKGSTFDVTIKGDYYGKFYVPAFGEHNILNSLAVITACYLENLDAHQVGVALSTFGGVKRRFSEKTVGSMIVIDDYAHHPSEISATLDAVQQKYPNKEVIAVFQPHTFTRTIALLDAFAEVLSSADNVYLFDIFASAREVKGDVSIEDLAAKINAPVHVLQENNLSELLNYENAVMVFMGAGDIDKIGQKYVEILTQLQLNTQ; encoded by the coding sequence ATGACGAATAAAATCTATCATTTTATGGGGATTAAAGGCTCAGGTATGAGTGCTTTAGCTTTAATCCTACACGGTAAAGGCTTCAACGTACAAGGTAGTGATATTACGGATTATTTCTTCACGCAAAAAGGACTTGAAGACGCAAATATTCCTATTTATGCCTTTAATGAAGCTAAATTGGGACCAGAACATATCGTTATTGCGGGAAATGCATTTAATGATAATCATCCGGAATTAGTTTACGCACGCGAGCAAGGGGCAAAAATCATTCGCTACCATCATTTTTTAGGTGAATTAGTCAATGACTATACGAGTATTGCCGTAACAGGATCGCACGGAAAAACAACAACAACGGGCTTGTTATCTCATGTGCTTACGGCGATTAAGCCAACGAGCTATTTAATTGGAGATGGGACAGGACATGGTCAAGCTGATGCAGAAATGTTTGTATTAGAAGCATGTGAATACCGTCGTCATTTTATGGCGTATCATCCAGATTATGCCATTATTACGAATGTGGATTTTGATCATCCAGATTACTACGAAAATATTGAAGATGTTTTTTCAGCGTTTGAAAGTTTTGCAAAACAAGCGAAAAAAGCCGTTATTGCATGTGGTGAAGATACGTTCTTGACCCGATTGAAAAACTTACCAAACATCTATTATTATGGTTTTTCATCAAGTAACGATGTTGTTGCCACAAATATTTTCCGTGATTCAAAAGGGTCTACATTTGATGTCACAATTAAAGGTGACTATTACGGCAAATTTTATGTGCCAGCTTTTGGCGAGCATAACATTTTAAACTCATTGGCAGTTATTACTGCGTGTTATTTAGAAAATTTAGATGCGCATCAAGTCGGTGTTGCTTTATCAACTTTTGGTGGTGTGAAACGCCGTTTTTCAGAGAAAACAGTTGGTTCGATGATTGTTATTGATGATTACGCCCATCATCCTTCTGAAATTTCAGCAACTTTAGATGCCGTACAACAAAAATACCCGAATAAAGAAGTCATTGCCGTATTCCAGCCACATACGTTTACGCGTACGATTGCTTTATTAGATGCTTTTGCTGAAGTGTTATCAAGTGCTGACAACGTTTACTTGTTTGATATTTTTGCATCTGCACGTGAAGTAAAAGGCGATGTGTCTATTGAAGATTTAGCCGCTAAAATAAACGCGCCTGTACATGTGTTACAAGAAAATAATTTATCTGAACTATTAAATTATGAAAATGCCGTAATGGTATTTATGGGTGCAGGGGATATTGATAAAATCGGGCAAAAATATGTTGAAATTTTAACGCAATTGCAATTGAATACACAATAA